Proteins from one Malaya genurostris strain Urasoe2022 chromosome 2, Malgen_1.1, whole genome shotgun sequence genomic window:
- the LOC131428808 gene encoding isopentenyl-diphosphate Delta-isomerase 1, which produces MALMTRLFRGFPSVLMKPSGTARYTSTAPLTAAKLQELALEENCILVNENDQPLGNASKRDCHRVNPNGDIRLHRAFSVFLFNSKGEMLLQRRSTHKITFPDCYTNACCSHPLHDIDGEREELNALGIRRAAQRRLNYELGIPLRQVRPENFHFLTRIHYADRGDGVWGEHEIDYILFLQKDVDLKPNESEVSEIRYIRRDSLERQIADLQAPLTPWFRLILANRLKLWWDNLHRLKKYENLDEIERF; this is translated from the exons ATGGCTTTAATGACACGACTTTTTCGGGGTTTTCCTAGTGTACTAATGAAACCAAGTGGCACGGCAAGGTATACCAGTACGGCACCATTAACTGCTGCTAAACTGCAAGAGCTTGCTCTGGAGGAAAACTGCATTCTGGTCAACGAGAATGATCAGCCTTTAGGGAATGCCTCTAAACGCGATTGTCATCGAGTGAATCCGAATGGAGATATACGATTACACAGGGCGTTCAGTGTATTTCTTTTTAACTCCAAGGGCGAAATGCTGCTGCAACGAAGATCTACGCACAAG ATTACTTTTCCGGATTGTTACACGAATGCTTGCTGCAGTCATCCTTTGCACGACATCGACGGTGAGCGCGAGGAGCTGAATGCGCTGGGAATTCGACGTGCCGCCCAAAGAAGATTAAACTATGAGCTGGGAATACCACTTAGACAG GTCCGTCCGGAGAACTTCCACTTCCTGACGCGGATCCACTATGCCGACCGGGGTGACGGTGTGTGGGGTGAGCACGAAATCGACTACATTCTGTTTCTTCAGAAGGACGTGGATCTGAAGCCAAACGAGAGTGAAGTCAGCGAAATTCGGTACATTCGACGGGACAGCTTGGAACGACAAATCGCCGATCTGCAGGCACCGCTGACTCCATGGTTTCGATTGATTTTGGCCAATCGGTTGAAGCTCTGGTGGGACAATCTTCATCGGCTGAAAAAGTACgagaatctggatgaaattgaacgTTTTTAA
- the LOC131428805 gene encoding coiled-coil domain-containing protein 18: MSDSDDTDVLLLIPPDFFNIEANSVTPQPRRSGGSISNLTEFYRPSDIFSSFGSMTLMANNNESSEAQSYKSSLMTMSTTKGGFCPTGQSYDCQTQVDGTNVFYSTPLKGHLENETKQPEASNHYLLSEIDQFFQERNMKPNPVYGTLQEMNKSPENSLIDVNNVSLTEVPSLTTSDFNTFSRIAVPQKPPRKDPPASISSRLSFSSRAPLLSLNEIWSNNAINQESSKVQEERLRRQHCERNIQMLQAKLLEYEQKIAVAVDVDKEKENVILQLQESSMNSNQRIRDLEHKYNEQHEKLLQENIDIKNKSLHLEKILGETNTVVRKLQDRNEVLESKVESLTTANQDVTEVHKNQLKDLEIRLSNSRESERNLKEQCSRLKKSNEQLKDELELERKRSEEANKLRADVASFKVKIDNLNRKLNDSNTQNESYKEQINDLKVQNHTHLEEKKNLLKELDVQRLSLKKYYQSQLEDVVADKLREFQKQLTTVEQQLKAEANRKERLLAERAFKQIELISQTNEQEIKLLNEKYNEQEALYRLQLTNSSKTIHELEDKLACYQNRRADIAEQLHSIMEVQWQKALEVLTSPSSVALNEDTHNRFSKLRVDHIDKDQLDGVRTLKSVAENETFQTPLSSRHQRMTGGLTEKSTLPRDLLHNYIELLLEKSPNDLKDLESLLSDCKKHSNQPNERPSLAPVTDKHKVELCSNTNLSGLSKTIGKTPKPWR; encoded by the exons ATGAGTGATTCCGACGATACGGATGTACTTTTGTTGATTCCACCAGATTTCTTCAACATCGAAGCAAATTCAGTTACTCCGCAACCGCGTCGGTCCGGTGGAAGTATCAGCAATTTGACAGAATTTTATCGTCCCTCGGACATATTCAGCAGCTTTGGTTCGATGACATTAATGGCCAATAATAACGAATCCTCGGAAGCACAATCATATAAAAGCTCTCTCATGACAATGAGCACAACGAAGGGAGGTTTCTGTCCTACTGGACAAAGTTATGATTGTCAAACCCAAGTAGACGGAACCAACGTTTTTTACTCAACACCGCTCAAAGGGCACttggaaaacgaaacgaaacagcCGGAAGCAAGCAATCACTATTTGCTCAGCGAAATCGATCAATTTTTTCAAGAAAGAAATATGAAACCGAATCCAGTTTATGGCACTTTACAGGAAATGAATAAAAGCCCTGAAAATTCCCTGATTGATGTCAACAATGTTTCATTAACTGAGGTACCTTCCCTCACTACAAGTGATTTCAACACTTTCAGTCGAATAGCGGTACCTCAGAAACCTCCACGGAAAGACCCACCGGCTTCCATTAGCTCTAGATTATCGTTTAGCAGCAGGGCTCCACTTTtaagtttgaatgaaatttggAGCAACAATGCAATCAATCAGGAAAGCTCAAAAGTGCAGGAAGAACGGTTACGAAGACAGCACTGTGAACGGAACATTCAAATGCTGCAGGCGAAACTACTCGAGTACGAACAAAAAATCGCCGTGGCCGTCGATGTGGATAAAGAGAAAGAAAATGTGATTCTGCAATTACAGGAGAGTTCAATGAA TTCAAATCAACGCATCCGGGACCTAGAACACAAATACAACGAGCAGCATGAAAAGCTTCTACAAGAAAATAtagatattaaaaacaaaagtctcCACCTAGAGAAGATACTAGGAGAAACGAACACCGTAGTTCGTAAGCTTCAGGATCGTAATGAAGTGCTTGAGAGCAAGGTAGAAAGTTTAACCACTGCTAATCAGGACGTAACCGAAGTTCACAAAAATCAACTCAAAGATCTGGAAATCCGATTGTCCAACAGCAGAGAGAGTGAACGAAACCTAAAGGAGCAGTGCAGCAGGTTGAAGAAATCCAACGAACAATTGAAGGATGAACTTGAACTGGAACGTAAACGGTCCGAAGAAGCAAACAAATTGAGAGCAGATGTTGCTTCGTTTAAAGTAAAGATTGATAACTTGAACCGGAAGCTCAACGATTCCAATACGCAAAACGAATCATACAAGGAGCAAATCAATGATCTGAAAGTTCAAAATCACACTCATTTGGAGGAAAAAAAGAATCTTCTGAAGGAACTAGACGTTCAACGGttgtctttgaaaaaatactaccAATCGCAGCTGGAAGATGTCGTAGCAGATAAATTGAGAGAATTCCAGAAACAGCTGACCACTGTTGAGCAACAACTGAAAGCAGAAGCAAACCGAAAGGAACGACTACTCGCAGAGCGAGCCTTCAAACAAATTGAATTGATTAGTCAGACTAATGAGCAAGAGATAAAACTTCTCAACGAGAAGTATAATGAGCAAGAGGCACTCTATCGTTTGCAATTAACCAATTCGTCCAAAACCATACACGAGCTGGAAGACAAACTAGCTTGCTATCAAAATCGAAGAGCTGACATTGCCGAACAGCTGCACTCTATAATGGAAGTGCAGTGGCAAAAAGCTCTGGAAGTACTGACATCACCCTCTTCAGTTGCATTGAACGAAGATACACACAATCGTTTTAGCAAACTACGAGTTGATCACATTGACAAAGATCAACTAGATGGAGTGCGAACGCTTAAGAGCGTTGctgaaaatgaaacgtttcagactCCACTTAGCAGTCGGCATCAGAGAATGACGGGTGGTTTAACGGAGAAAAGCACACTACCACGAGATTTACTCCACAACTATATTGAACTGTTGTTAGAGAAATCACCGAACGATTTGAAGGATTTGGAGAGTTTACTATCTGATTGTAAAAAACATTCGAACCAACCTAACGAACGACCTTCACTTGCGCCCGTTACAGATAAACATAAGGTAGAGTTATGTTCAAATACAAATTTAAGCGGGCTGAGTAAAACGATTGGGAAAACTCCTAAGCCATGGAGGTGA
- the LOC131428807 gene encoding mitochondrial import inner membrane translocase subunit TIM50-C-like has translation MVHGNLLQLSRLVKVHKPQVCSLATAFVRRFSFNQNGQHLWFRQQEQVSDAGCKSARFLHLSALVASQSNSDSKASVQAAAPQILSKLFPQTAVEDAAAERVQEQTRKEEEEAKKEKESSWKRMKLGLVIFGVSVTAFSVYTVFIFGAPDRDPEGNDIEDEFSQLPTIQQYFKRLWKSMTYYQKMIQEPSREKLLPDPLKYPYIQPPYTLVLEMKDVLVHPDWTYQTGWRFKKRPGIDQFLEQLARHFEIVIFTADQGMTVFPILDALDPHGYIMYRLVRDATHFVDGHHVKNLDNLNRDLNRVVVVDWDPNSTKLHPENTFNIPRWSGNDDDTTLFDLLSFLLTIATSEVDDVREVMNYYKQFPNPLMQFRENQRRLAEQLAEKEQEDKQRGKPAVQKWRPSFLGGGR, from the exons ATGGTACACGGAAACCTGCTACAGCTATCCCGTCTAGTCAAAGTTCACAAACCACAAGTGTGCTCCCTGGCGACAGCTTTCGTACGCCGATTTTCCTTCAATCAGAATGGTCAACATCTGTGGTTCCGTCAACAGGAACAAGTCAGCGATGCCGGTTGTAAATCCGCACGTTTTCTACATTTGTCCGCCTTAG TGGCATCCCAAAGCAATAGTGATTCAAAAGCTAGCGTGCAAGCAGCGGCAccgcagatattgtcaaaactgTTCCCTCAAACCGCAGTTGAGGATGCCGCAGCTGAACGTGTACAGGAGCAAACGCGAAAGGAAGAAGAGGAAGCTAAAAAAGAGAAAGAGTCATCCTGGAAACGAATGAAGCTGGG CCTCGTTATTTTCGGCGTATCGGTGACGGCTTTTTCCGTTTACACAGTTTTTATTTTTGGAGCTCCTGATAGAGATCCGGAAGGAAATGATATTGAGGACGAGTTCAGCCAACTGCCAACCATTCAACAATACTTCAAACGACTCTGGAAATCAATGACATACTACCAGAAGATGATCCAAGAACCATCTCGTGAAAAATTACTTCCGGATCCGCTCAAATACCCTTACATTCAGCCACCCTATACTCTGGTATTGGAAATGAAAGACGTTCTCGTCCATCCGGATTGGACCTATCAGACTGGTTGGCGTTTCAAAAAGCGTCCGGGAATCGATCAGTTTCTCGAACAACTGGCAAGACATTTTGAAATAGTCATTTTCACTGCTGACCAGGGTATGACTGTTTTTCCCATATTGGACGCGCTCGATCCGCACGGTTATATCATGTATCGGTTGGTCCGCGATGCGACACACTTCGTCGACGGACATCACGTTAAAAACCTAGACAACCTGAACCGCGATCTGAATAGAGTGGTCGTCGTCGATTGGGATCCAAACTCGACCAAACTACATCCTGAAAATACGTTCAACATTCCGCGTTGGAGTGGAAATGATGACGATACGACATTGTTCGATTTATTGTCATTCCTGTTGACGATTGCAACCAGCGAAGTCGATGACGTGCGGGAAGTGATGAACTACTACAAGCAATTCCCGAATCCGCTGATGCAATTTCGCGAAAACCAGAGGCGACTAGCCGAGCAGTTGGCGGAAAAAGAGCAGGAGGACAAACAGCGAGGAAAACCAGCGGTGCAAAAGTGGAGACCAAGCTTTCTGGGCGGAGGACGCTAG